One Sphingomonas kaistensis genomic window, CCGTCCGCCTCGGCATTCGTCCGGGCCCCGTGTCCGTGGTAGCGCTGCGACTGGATGTCGCGCGCCCGGGCGACGCGTGCGGCCACCGCCTCGCTGCCTTCCGCCGGCGGCGGCAGGGACAGGTCGGCGGCGGTCACGCCCGCGACCTCGATATGCAGGTCGATCCGGTCGAGCAGCGGCCCCGAGACCCGCGCTTGATAATCGGCGGCGCAGCGGGGCGCGCGGGCGCAGGCGAGCGCGGGGTCGCCGAGATGCCCGCAGCGGCAGGGGTTCATCGCCGCCACGAGCTGCACCCGCGCGGGAAAAGTCAGGTGGCTGTTGGCCCGCGCCACGCTGACCGTGCCGGTTTCGAGCGGCTGTCGCAGGCCGTCGAGCACGGCACGCTGGAATTCGGGCAGCTCGTCAAGGAACAGCACGCCGAGATGTGCGAGGCTGATCTCGCCCGGGCGCACCTTCAGCCCGCCGCCGACCAGCGCGGGCATCGACGCGCTGTGATGCGGCGAGCGGAACGGCCGCCGCCTCTTCATCTGCCCGCCCTCCATTTCGCCCGCGACCGACGCGACCATCGAGACTTCGAGCGCTTCGGCCGGAGTGAGCGGCGGCAGAATGCCGGGAAGACAGGCGGCGAGCAGCGACTTGCCTGCGCCGGGCGGCCCGCTCATCAGCAGGTTGTGGCCGCCGGCAGCGGCGATCTCCAAGGCGCGTTTGGCGACTTCCTGGCCCTTGACCTGCCGCAGGTCTGGTCCGCCCGCCGGCGCTTCGGCCTTGCCCGGAGGCGGTGCGGGCAGCAGCGTGGTGCCCTTGAGATGCGCCAGCAGCGACAGGAGGTCAGCTGCGGCCAACACCTCGATCTGCCCCGCCCACGCCGCTTCGGCGCCTTGTATGGCGGGACAGATCAGCCCTTTTTCGGCGCCCGAAGCGTGAAGCGCCGCAAGCAGCACGCCGGGCGAGGCGTTGATGCGCCCGTCTAGCGACAGTTCGCCGACGACCACATAGTGGCTCAGCGTTTCGGCATCGACCACGCCCACCGCGGCGAGCAGGCCGAGCGCGATCGGCAGATCGAAATGGCTGCCTTCCTTTGGGAGGTCGGCGGGCGACAGGTTGACGGTGATGACCTTGGGCGGAAGCGCGAGGCCGATGGCGGTCAGCGCGGCGCGCACCCGCTCGCGGCTTTCGGCCACCGCCTTGTCGGGCAGGCCGACGATGACGAAGCGCGGGATCCCGGTGGAGAGTTGGACCTGCACCTCGACGGCGCGGGCTTCGAGTCCGAGATAGGCGACGGTGGACACGATCGCGACCATCAGGCGCGTGCCCCCTTCCCCAGCACTGTCGAACGCAAAGGGCCCCCTAGCTCGGCACCGCGGAGGCTAATCGCATTGCCGCGGCCGGGCAAGCGCGCCCTTGCCCCGGCGTCTTAGCGACCTACATCACCGCGCATGACCCTCGGCGCTCGCCTTCGCGCACTTCGCGACACGCGCTTGGCGCAGAGCCTGCTGTTCGGGCTGGGGCTGTTTCTGCTGTTCGTCGCCGCACCCTTGTCTTCGCCCCTGCCCGGCCCCGGCGGCACCCTGCTTGCGGTCGC contains:
- a CDS encoding YifB family Mg chelatase-like AAA ATPase, whose amino-acid sequence is MVAIVSTVAYLGLEARAVEVQVQLSTGIPRFVIVGLPDKAVAESRERVRAALTAIGLALPPKVITVNLSPADLPKEGSHFDLPIALGLLAAVGVVDAETLSHYVVVGELSLDGRINASPGVLLAALHASGAEKGLICPAIQGAEAAWAGQIEVLAAADLLSLLAHLKGTTLLPAPPPGKAEAPAGGPDLRQVKGQEVAKRALEIAAAGGHNLLMSGPPGAGKSLLAACLPGILPPLTPAEALEVSMVASVAGEMEGGQMKRRRPFRSPHHSASMPALVGGGLKVRPGEISLAHLGVLFLDELPEFQRAVLDGLRQPLETGTVSVARANSHLTFPARVQLVAAMNPCRCGHLGDPALACARAPRCAADYQARVSGPLLDRIDLHIEVAGVTAADLSLPPPAEGSEAVAARVARARDIQSQRYHGHGARTNAEADGELLDEVATPDEPGRRLLADAAAATRLSARGYHRVLRVARTIADLAGSETVGRLHVAEALSYRRAAPRN